CTTATGACCGCCGTTACAGGTCTGATTATTATTCTTCTTGTTTGTTTTCTTGATTCTTGATTCatattttgtttgtttctttttgtttgtattggtttttatttaatttaagtttGAGCTGGTTCGTTGGTTTTGACTTATAACTGCTATTATTGGGCTGGTTTCTGCATTGTTTATTCTTGAAAGGGTGTTGAAAAGAATGGCATTGAATCTCGTGACAGTTTGTTTATTGATATCTACAATACaaactattttaataattacatcTCTCCTTTTCTCTTTTCTGGGTAGGGAATTTCAAAGTTGGTTCTTGTCACTTTgtgtaaataaatttgaatCATTTTCATACTTTTTGCTGTTCATCTgtttgtttcttattgtttttGCACCCTTCTGTTTGTATCTGGAAAAGGGGCTACCTAGTTCTCATCTCTgtctttttttgaataaaacttCAAGTTCATTACTTTTTTCTTTATCTAGAAAAAAGATTCTACAAAGTTCATTTCTTGAATCTTTGATCTATCAGTTTTTTTGGACTTcctaatttttttgaatcaCTGATCATGGTATGTTGAACCTATCAAGAAAATTGATTGGTATTTGATTTGAAGTTTAATTTACTTAGAATGGTATTCTTTTTATCATTAATGGTCTAGATAGATTGCTTAGATTCTTGGTAACCAACTATTTTGAGCTTTTTGTCATGTTGATTAGATAACAATTAAAGATGTAatcttttttcaatattttgtgCTGCTTGTACATGGGTTTGGAATATAGaaacattttacaaaaatgAGAGGTGTGCTAGTCATTTGTTAGTTGGTAAGAATGACTTTGTTGAATTGTCACTGATTTGGACCAAATACTGTTCCTTATTGGATGCCTTGAAAAAATCTTCTTTTGGTTTGACTTGAACAGTGAACATTCTTCAGGTTGCATTATTTCTTGTAAAGTTTGCAACTTTATGTCAAAACATGTAATAGTGTAACATAGTGGAAAATAATTACTGGATCTTGTCTGTGTTGCTTAGGTGAATGATTGCAGATATTAACCAATTTGAAATAGGGCATTATTTTTCTGAAATTCTAATAGTTTTAAGATATTGTGCTAAAAATTGGATAATAATCTTATAATTGCAGAATATGGGAGACTTTTCTTGTTGTTCTGGTGATATATACAGCTTGGGTATCGCCTTTCGAGTTCGGATTTCTCGATAAACCAGATAGACCACTGTCCATTGTTGATAATGTGGTAAATGGGTTCTTTGCTGTGGATATCATTCTCACGTTCTTTGTAGCTTACCTTGATCGTGCTACCTACCTACTTGTTGATAATCCAAAAAGGATTGCTTGGAAGTATACAAGTTCATGGCTTGTATTTGATGTCATTTCTACAATCCCATCTGAACTTGCTCAAAAGATTTCGCCCAAACCTTTTCGACAGTATGGCTTCTTCAATATGCTTCGCCTTTGGCGTCTCAGAAGAGTCAGTGCTTTATTTTCCAGGTACGGATTTTTCCATCAACTAGCTTATGCCGATGTAGATTTTGATTGAGCTCCTTAGGGGAATGTTGTACATAATTTTGTTTTGACATGATTTGTATGAACAGATTGGAGAAAGATAGGAACTTCAACTACTTCTGGGTTCGATGTGCCAAACTTGTTTGTGTAAGTAAATTCAGGATAAGAATCAATGTGTTTGATATTGAGTTATAAAGCATATAATTGTAGAAATGAAATATCTTATAAGCATATAAATCATTCTGCAGGTCACCCTTTTCGCCGTCCATAGTGCTGCATGTTTCTATTATCTTATTGCTGCACGTTACAAAAACCCTGAAAGGACTTGGATTGGAGCATCCTTGGGAGATAATTTCCTCGAGCAGAGTATTTGGATTCGATACGTGACTTCAATTTACTGGTCTATTACTACTCTAACCACTGTTGGCTATGGTGATCTTCATCCTGTCAATACAAGGGAGATGATCTTCGATATTTTTTATATGCTCTTCAACCTTGGATTGACAGCTTATTTGATCGGTAACATGACCAACTTGGTTGTTCATGGGACTAGCCGAACTAGAAGATTTGTAAGTATTCTACTTTATTGATATCTTTTTTCAGTTACCTCTATTGGATGATATATTGCTCATAGCATTGTCTGTAATTTTAACATTTCAGAGAGATACCATACAAGCAGCTTCAAGTTTCGCGCAGAGGAACCAACTTCCTCTGCGCTTGCAAGATCAGATGTTAGCACATCTTTGTTTGAAGTTTAGGACAGATTCAGAAGGACTGCAGCAGCAGGAGACTCTTGATTCCCTTCCTAAAGCAATTCgatcaagcatttcacattaTCTTTTCTACTCTCTTCTCGACAGGGTCTACTTATTTCGTGGGGTTTCCAATGACTTGCTTTTCCAGCTGGTAATTCACTACTCAAACTTGGTCCTTTTCTGCAATTTTTGTATCTATGCAGAGATTGTTTTTTATTAAATGGTTCATAATGGATCCTTGCTTGTGTAAATGAATTTCAAAGGTATCCGAAATGAAAGCCGAGTATTTTCCTCCAAAAGAAGATGTTATTTTGCAGAATGAAGCACCTACAGACTTCTATATACTTGTCACTGGTGCTGTGGTAAAAATTTGAATCCTTTTCTGCTACCATTCTGCTGcaattaaaaaacttaaatttctaatgtTAGAAAATTATTAACATTTGAGTTACTTGACAGGATCTACTGGTATACAAAAATGGAGCTGAACAGGCAAGTCTTATGATTTGAAATCTTAAAACAGCTTTTTAAttccaaaaaaagaaaattgtgGTATCAAGAATGCATATTTATAGTTCAGTTCTTGATGATCATCTTGGTTGATTGCAGGTTGTTGGGCAGGCACAAACTGGTGATCTTTGTGGTGAAATTGGTGTGCTTTGTTATAGACCTCAACTTTTTACAGTGCGGACCAAACGACTGAGTCAGCTACTACGTCTGAACCGTACTACATTCTTGAACATCGTTCAGGCAAATATTGGGGATGGGACCATCATTATGAATAATCTTCTCCAGGTATTTAATGAATCTAGAGTCATTTCATAGATAAAAACAAGAAAACGTATGTTTTCGGCTAGTCCTAACAAGCTATGCATTCTTTGCAGCATTTAAAAGAACAAAAGGACCCATTAATGGAGGGACTTTTGCTGGAGACGGAGAACATGCTAGCTCGTGGTCGGATGGATCTACCTCTCAGTCTATGCTTTGCTGCACAAAGGGGTGACGATTCTTTATTACATCAACTGTTGAAAAGAggcctcgatccaaatgaatcAGACAACAATGGGAGGTCAGCATTGGTAAGTGAAACTTCAATTTACCATATGTATTCACAAGTagcgtttgatttttttatttccaaTGCTGATGTACTTTTTTATCGTTCTTTCTCAAACTTATGTCTATAGCATATAGCAGCATCAATTGGAAGTGAGAACTGTGTGCTTCTTTTACTAGATTACGCGGCAGATCCTAACTGTAAAGGTAACTTCTGTTCTATTGCCGATGTTTGATCATTTTTCCCCTAACATGACTACTTTTCATTTTCCGGCTATAATTGCATAGAAATATGTCGAATTTCACCTTTCAGCATTTCGTTTCATTTTTCTGAAATGCTTCTGAAACtctgaaactctatatttattatcaatttttaaaagaaatgttATCTCAGCGTTTCCCATTTCAGTATTTCCGTTGTTGTGCAACATAGACTAGCATGCCTATAACAGGAAAACGTGTAGAGTAGACAGTGACGTATAGTAGTTGATATGTAAACTAGTAATTATCTGACATATGTATTGttctttataaattaatccGGATCAGTTGAAATAGATTATAGTTGACCTTGTAACAATCTTATCCAGAACAGCTAGTTGATCCCCTTCttttatgaattatattttttggcATGCATTGCCAGATCTCATTgtgaatataaaattagtattaATATAGTGATTTCAAATCTCTACCTGTCTTGAGCCTGCAGGATTTAGTCATCTTAGTTCTTTCCAAATTTAGTAAACTCAATAATGCATGTCTCAttcttcatttatttaaacTATGCTAAAATTAGCCAACTCAATAATGCatgtttgtttttttccttATCCTGACTTGTTCAAACATATTGACTTTAGTATCCTTTAATGATTTTAAGTTTTAAGCAACCTGACATGTTTTAATTCGTTGGATGTGGTCAGATTCGGAAGGCAATGTCCCAATATGGGAGGCAATGGTGAATGGTCATGAACAAGTGACCAAACTTCTGATAGAAAATGGTGCAAATATAACACTAGGAGATGTGGGTCATTTTGCGTGTACTGCAACGGAACAAAACAGCTTGAATTTGCTGAATGAAATTGCTCGTCAGGGTGGGGACGTAACTTTACCGAGGAAGAACGGAACTACAGCACTCCACGTTGCAGTATGCGAAGACAATACTGAAATTGTTAGATTTCTCTTGGACCAGGGTGCCGACATTGACAAACCCGACATCCATGGTTGGAGTCCAAGAGATCTAGCTGAACAACAAGGACATGAAGATATAAAACTCATTTTCGAAACTCGAACAGAGCCTAAACCTGAATCTATTGTTACAGTTCCTGAGAGACAGCAGCCACATGGTGTTAGATTTCTTGGGAGATTTACAAGTGAACCGAATATCCGCCCTCTGTCCCGTGATGGTTCATTCACAGGAACAGATAATTCATGGAGCCGAAACCGTCCCAGGCGCAGAACTAATAATTTTCACAACTCGCTCTTTGGAATGATGTCAGCTGCCCACAAGGGAGAGAAGGAATTACCATTCCCAACTACTCCTGCTGTCCATGCAGACAATTACGGAGCTAACCCTGCTAGAGTAGTAATTAGTTGCCCAGAAAAGGCCGATATGGCAGGAAAGCTCGTTCTGCTTCCGAAAAGTTTGCAGGAGTTGGTTGAGATTGGTAAGCAGAAATTCGGCCTCGGACATTCCAAAGTTCTGAGCAAGGATAGAGCTGAAATTGATGATATTGAAGTTATTAGAGATGGTGATCACATTTTATTTGTAACGGACCGTTCCAAGGAGATTACCCGTCAATTCTCCTTGCCTGTTATCAGTGATCAGACATCGGAGACTAACAGCGAATAAGTCCTAAGAAAGGAAAGGTCGTGTTGTATATAATGCATCAGAATGGTCCTGGTCAATTGATgaaattcttcatttttcagTTATTTCTTTGAAGATTTTTCAATACAAAGCAGATCCAGTGTAAATATAAATCATTGCCTGAGATGGATCTGTAGAGGGAAGTGCCTCTGTTGTATTTCACAAGCTATTCAAAATACAGTTGTGCaccaagataaaaaaaagtaaaatgaaaCAATACAgattcttttttccttttcttgtcTCTATCTAGACTCAAAATTTtctcataaataaaataataaaactcaaaattatgaaataaaaatctGTCATCTTTTTCTGATAAACAATATATGAATCTGTCAAAAGTATTTCATCAAATTCATTCCATTttctaacatttacaaattaaatcttGCTAACCTCCCTTCCTTTACGCCTGTCGTTGACGATGTAATCTTTCCAAGAAACCAaggaaaatacaaaattaatcctaataataacaataataaatgtCCTGGTGAAGGAAAATGGGAAATTTGAACGAGAATGTTCTCTCATTTATGTGCTTCCTCTCATTTTTcatattcttcttttctttcttgtATTAATTCATTAATACTGTTAAAAGAATTACCAACATGATCTTTTTAACCTGCAGTCTCTGTTGTGAATTTGAACTGTTCTTCACAATCTTACAATTTCATCTTCGTTTCTTGCAGCATCAAACCCGGGATGAATCTGCATCAACATAAACACATATTCTTCTTAATTATGCTTCAGGTTATAATTTTCTGATAGAGTTCATAGTATATGCAATAAAGCAATCTTTTCTGAATTATAGAAATTGAAGGTTATGGTTTTGCCTGGCTAATCTTTTCTTCATTAAACTTTTTAGATCTAAGCTTCAGCTCTCCTCTACTTGTAGTTAGCTCATCGAGTATCTCAGAATCACACGATTCGAAGTCAGAATCTTCATCCGAATCCTGTCAACATATAAACCAACTTATAGCAATTCATTTCTAGGATTGTGTATATAATAATGATCAACTTGAGAAATGAACATACCTTGAATGAGACACAGTGACTGCGTTTTGGAGCTCCTTCAATTTCCTCATATCCAGCAGCATCCAGCTCCTGAAGGTGAAGTGGGTGAAAGAATTTGGGAAGTATATGCTGTCTTATGGTTATGAGCAGAAAAAACGGCAAGGGGAACAAAATTCCGGCAATAGGTATCCAAGTTATTCcgaaacaaagaagaagatacAACAGCTGCAAGATTGTAAATAGAGCAATGTACTTAAACGGAACTCTCTCCACATAAGAAGCATGTGCTGCTTCCAAAATCCTGACAGAAGTTTTTCATCATATGATAGATTAGATTCATCAAGCCATGTTTCGATTAGGCTTATAAATATCAGAAACGCATTTCACGGAATCACAACTTACTTGTATCGTCGGCTAGGAGCAACAAAAAGCAGTAACAGTCTTTCCCAGAATTGGCTTCCAGGGAGACTGTCAATTGCCATGTAAGCAAAATATCCCCACAGCACTGACGTCGGAATCATCTTAATTACAGGCATGGCAAGTAATGATATTGCCACTAAAAGTGCTTGTAAAAAGTTGCTAAGTCTTTGCTCATTAACCCGGACAGGTAAGTAAGCATCGATGTGCTTTTCAGGATCAAACTGACCACTTATGGTCCCTCCATCCTCGCCTATTACAGCGTCCTTCAAGTCTTTGAGCTCTTCAGCTGCTGATGGCTGCAACAGAGACATACTACTATTATCAAGGGGGAAATGACGCATAAACCCCGATGTGGCTTAGACTGGTTATATAAACTAAAAACTTACAGGTGGAGCTTTCTCAATTTTTATGAAAGCCTCCTGCATCCTGCCGTAAATTTCGGAGCTGGTAGCATTCTGTTTCATGCCTTCCTTTGCACTTTTTACCATTTTCCTTCTAATCAACTACATCAATGATcagatttattataaaaatatacataaactATATCTGTTGACAGAAATTATGCAGATATGCTTTTTGATCATAAAACTAACCTGCCTGTTAAGAACAGATAGACTTTTGGTATGCATAGGAGACTGCGGCAGCACTCCGTTCGAAGGAGGGAGTCCGAGTAATCCACAGATTAAAGTCTGACaatttattcaaacaaacatGTGAATCTTTATGCGAATTCACAAAAGGATATAAATGATAGAAAGATAAAATAGGAATCAGATAATTTACCAAAATCCCAAGAATTAAGATGTCATAATGGTAAGCAGAGGGTTTCTTGAGATTAAAATCTTTCTGTTGTGCCATTTGTGAAGCAACACTATGGTCAAAGAAATAAAGACCCGAAACCATAACAGCCGGTATGAAAGCAGCAAATATGTATGGCAATGGGACCCTTAGCATGTCCTGTAATTCAATCAAGAATGTTACCTCTTCCAAAATTGGAGTATTCGCATAATTCAAATTATCTAAGATTCTGAATTAAAACGACGAAGTATTTACCTTGACTACGGTCCAGTGCTCGAGAGATGCAGAATCCCAAGGAAGAGGACTTTGCAGTCTCCTTGGAACTCCAGAAGGAGTTTTACCTGGTATACTGAATGATAATGCTGCCCATACTATCACCATCAAAGAAACTCCGTAATCTGCGATAAAACTGCGAAACCATCCTGCATAAAGGGTTTGAAGAACATTTTCAGATTCCTGAAGGAACAGTTACTCAGAAACTCAAGTGCATGCTTCACAAACCTATCCCATACTGCCATGATCTTGCACCTCTGCTTTTTAAAGAAGTGAAGAGTAATCCAAAGCTGAATATAATACCCAATAGCCCATTTGTGTATAGCCATTGAAAACTGTATTTTCCTAACTTTGGATTATCACCAACAGGAATGCTGAATTCACCTATCATTCCCTGCAAATTCAAACAacattttgttcttttttcCCTTCATATAATCAAATGAAATTACATCAATTATTGGAACTACCAAGCACGCAAATGGAATCACCGAAATGAGAAACTAAAGAAACGAAAAACAACGAGACACATTTTTTACAAGGATATATGAACAATATAGAGTTCCGGAGTTTCATAAGTGTTTTCAAAAACAGAACGCCCGAAATGTAGGATCAAAAAGCTGTAGTGTTGACATAGTTGTAAATAATTCATATGTTATTGGTTAAAAATACCTTTATAGCTTGTTGAAGAAAAAGAACTGCAATTAACATGCCAAAAAGTTCTCCTGCAACCCTTGTAAATTTATTGATGACAGTACAAGCATTGAATACAGCAAGAAGAATGAGTAGAAGAGCTGTCCaaacacaaaccctaaaaatttcaaaattacaaCAATGGTTCCCCATTAGTGAAAAAGGTTTAAACCTTGAATTAACCCTGAAAGAATATGTATAAATATACCATCCAGCCCAAGCCAAGAACAGGTCTCGTCCAATTGCATCTGTTTTCGAAGCAAAAGTATACAGATAACTGTACATTATGACAGTAGGTTCTGCAACTCCCAAGATCAACAATGGCTGTCCACCAATCAATGAATGTATTATACCACATATTGCAGTTGAAGCAAGAGTCTCTACTGTGCTCAGAGTTCCATCTAAAAGAAACCCCATAA
This region of Mercurialis annua linkage group LG1-X, ddMerAnnu1.2, whole genome shotgun sequence genomic DNA includes:
- the LOC126664348 gene encoding boron transporter 4-like codes for the protein MNNIKFPFQGIIQDFKGRKACYLNDWSNALCTGPRILAPTTFIFFASALPVIAFGEQLSRETDGTLSTVETLASTAICGIIHSLIGGQPLLILGVAEPTVIMYSYLYTFASKTDAIGRDLFLAWAGWVCVWTALLLILLAVFNACTVINKFTRVAGELFGMLIAVLFLQQAIKGMIGEFSIPVGDNPKLGKYSFQWLYTNGLLGIIFSFGLLFTSLKSRGARSWQYGIGWFRSFIADYGVSLMVIVWAALSFSIPGKTPSGVPRRLQSPLPWDSASLEHWTVVKDMLRVPLPYIFAAFIPAVMVSGLYFFDHSVASQMAQQKDFNLKKPSAYHYDILILGILTLICGLLGLPPSNGVLPQSPMHTKSLSVLNRQLIRRKMVKSAKEGMKQNATSSEIYGRMQEAFIKIEKAPPPSAAEELKDLKDAVIGEDGGTISGQFDPEKHIDAYLPVRVNEQRLSNFLQALLVAISLLAMPVIKMIPTSVLWGYFAYMAIDSLPGSQFWERLLLLFVAPSRRYKILEAAHASYVERVPFKYIALFTILQLLYLLLCFGITWIPIAGILFPLPFFLLITIRQHILPKFFHPLHLQELDAAGYEEIEGAPKRSHCVSFKDSDEDSDFESCDSEILDELTTSRGELKLRSKKFNEEKISQIHPGFDAARNEDEIVRL
- the LOC126664347 gene encoding potassium channel AKT1-like, producing MEGLLSRGGFRVSVCGQEEIEQLSRDGSQYSLTNAVLPSLGARSNRRVKLRSFIISPYDRRYRIWETFLVVLVIYTAWVSPFEFGFLDKPDRPLSIVDNVVNGFFAVDIILTFFVAYLDRATYLLVDNPKRIAWKYTSSWLVFDVISTIPSELAQKISPKPFRQYGFFNMLRLWRLRRVSALFSRLEKDRNFNYFWVRCAKLVCVTLFAVHSAACFYYLIAARYKNPERTWIGASLGDNFLEQSIWIRYVTSIYWSITTLTTVGYGDLHPVNTREMIFDIFYMLFNLGLTAYLIGNMTNLVVHGTSRTRRFRDTIQAASSFAQRNQLPLRLQDQMLAHLCLKFRTDSEGLQQQETLDSLPKAIRSSISHYLFYSLLDRVYLFRGVSNDLLFQLVSEMKAEYFPPKEDVILQNEAPTDFYILVTGAVDLLVYKNGAEQVVGQAQTGDLCGEIGVLCYRPQLFTVRTKRLSQLLRLNRTTFLNIVQANIGDGTIIMNNLLQHLKEQKDPLMEGLLLETENMLARGRMDLPLSLCFAAQRGDDSLLHQLLKRGLDPNESDNNGRSALHIAASIGSENCVLLLLDYAADPNCKDSEGNVPIWEAMVNGHEQVTKLLIENGANITLGDVGHFACTATEQNSLNLLNEIARQGGDVTLPRKNGTTALHVAVCEDNTEIVRFLLDQGADIDKPDIHGWSPRDLAEQQGHEDIKLIFETRTEPKPESIVTVPERQQPHGVRFLGRFTSEPNIRPLSRDGSFTGTDNSWSRNRPRRRTNNFHNSLFGMMSAAHKGEKELPFPTTPAVHADNYGANPARVVISCPEKADMAGKLVLLPKSLQELVEIGKQKFGLGHSKVLSKDRAEIDDIEVIRDGDHILFVTDRSKEITRQFSLPVISDQTSETNSE